One Choloepus didactylus isolate mChoDid1 chromosome 8, mChoDid1.pri, whole genome shotgun sequence DNA window includes the following coding sequences:
- the PRR5 gene encoding proline-rich protein 5 isoform X2, whose product MVILRDKIHFYEGQKLLDSLAETWDFFFSDVLPMLQAIFYPVQGKEPSVRQLALLHFRNTITLSVKLEDALARTHARVPPAIVQMLLVLQGVHESRGVSEDYLRLEALVQKVVSPYLGTYGLSSSEGPPTHPCILEKRLLRRSRVGDTLTKNPVVRSKSYNTPLLNPVEEHEAEAVAAGGPGIRRHSVSEMTSCPEAPGPGPTVAFRTAPAPHSGPWSDRLYPPAQPTEPGPGAAHGSPATPSPENLVDQILGSADSGSEGIFIDFGRGNGSGAAEFVGPGGRQSVV is encoded by the exons ATGGTGATTCTGCGTGACAAGATCCACTTCTACGAGG GACAGAAGCTGCTGGACTCGCTGGCTGAGACGTGGGACTTCTTCTTCAGCGACGTGCTGCCCATGCTGCAGGCCATCTTCTACCCAGTGCAG GGCAAGGAGCCCTCGGTGCGTCAGCTGGCCCTGCTGCACTTCCGGAACACCATCACCCTCAGCGTGAAGCTGGAGGACGCTCTGGCCCGCACCCACGCCCGCGTGCCGCCCGCCATCGTGCAAATGCTGCTGGTGCTACAG gGGGTGCACGAGTCACGGGGCGTGAGCGAGGACTACCTGCGGCTGGAGGCGCTCGTCCAGAAGGTGGTGTCGCCCTACCTGGGCACCTACGGGCTCTCGTCCAGCGAGGGGCCCCCCACACACCCCTGTATCCTGG aGAAGCGTCTCCTGCGCCGCTCCCGCGTGGGGGACACCCTCACCAAGAACCCCGTGGTGCGCTCCAAGAGCTACAACACGCCACTGCTGAACCCCGTGGAGGAGCACGAGGCCGAGGCCGTGGCCGCCGGGGGCCCGGGCATCCGCAGGCACTCCGTCTCCGAGATGACGTCCTGCCCCGAGGCCCCGGGTCCGGGCCCCACCGTGGCCTTCAGAACCGCCCCAGCCCCCCACTCGGGGCCGTGGTCTGACAGACTGTatccccctgcccagcccaccGAGCCGGGCCCAGGTGCGGCCCACGGCTCCCCGGCCACCCCCAGCCCTGAGAACCTGGTGGACCAGATCCTGGGGTCGGCGGACTCGGGCTCTGAAGGTATCTTCATTGACTTTGGCCGGGGCAACGGCTCAGGCGCAGCCGAGTTCGTGGGGCCTGGGGGCCGGCAGAGCGTGGTGTGA